The segment CATCTGCTGGCGAGTGAATTTCGGCGGCTCACAAGCGAGTCCAGCCGCGTGCTGTTGATCGAGAACGGACCACGTCTGTTGCCGGGTTTCTCGACCACGCTTTCGGCGAAAGCGCAGAGGCAATTGGAGAGCCTCGGAGTCGAAGTGCGGCTCGGCACGCGCGTCCACGACATCGGACCCGAAGAAGTCGTGTTGGCCGATGAGCGAATCGGTGCGGCGACCATCGTCTGGGCGGCGGGCGTGGCCGCAAGTTCGTTGGGCGCCGGGCTCGGCGCACCGCTGGACCGCACGGGTCGCGTCCGGGTGCAGTCGGATCTGAGCATCGCCGGCCGGCCCGAAGTCTTTGTGGTGGGCGACCTCGCCGTCGCCATTGATGACAATGGCGAGCCGGTACCCGGCGTGAGCCCGGCCGCGATCCAAATGGGAGCACACGTGGCGCGAACCATCACCGCTGAAATGCACAGCGGCGAGGCTGCGCCCGCGTCCACCCGCGAGCCGTTCCGCTATCGGGACAAAGGCGCCATGGCGACGATCGGGCGGTCGCGGGCCGTGGCGCGGATCCGCCAATGGGAGTTTAGTGGGGCCGCCGCGTGGCTGCTGTGGCTCTGCGTGCATCTCCTGTTTCTGATTGGATTCCGGAACAAGATAGCGGTTCTCATCCAGTGGGTTTATTCGTATGTGACCTACCGGCCGGGCGCGCGGGTGATTCACTCCGCGCCGTCGCTCCCGCCGCCACTAGGGCGAGTGATCGGCGGTGCTTCGGTCCGCTCGGTGCCAACGCCGCCATGACTGCGGCCGACTCCGAGCCAGCGGAGATGATTCTCGGTTTGGCCGCCGCCACGGGAATCGCGCGTGGCCAGGCCGTGATCTGCCACTGCGGCGACAACGTGGCGGTGCCGCGCCGTCTGCTCGGCGAGGATGAGGTGCCGGGGGAGTTACAACGTTTCGAAACGGCGTTGCGCGAAACCGAAGGGCATCTGCGCACGATGGAAACGGAAGTTCGCGCCAGGTGCGGGGCCGCCGACGCGGCGGTGTTCGATGCGCAAATTCAGATGCTGCGCGATCCGTTGCTGCGCCACGAGGTCATCGGCCGCTGCACCAAGGGCAAGCTCAACGTCGAGGCGGCCCTGAGCGATGCGGTCGACGAGTTGATGGCGGCTTTTCGGGCCATCGACGATCCCGTCTTTCGCGAACGCGCCGCGGACGTGCAGGACGTCGGTCGGCGACTGCTCAACCGGTTGCTCGCGCGCGAGGACACCGACGTGCGCTCATTGCCCGCCGGGAGCGTGGTCGTGGCGCGCGAACTCCTGCCGTCGCTCGCGGCGGGGCTGGGGCCGAATCGGATTCGCGCCTTGGTGGCGGAGCGCGGCGGCACGACCGCCCACGCCGTGATCCTCGCGCGCTCGCTTGGGATCCCGACAGTCATTCACGCGGATGGCGCGACGACGAAGATCCGGCCGCATGATCCCGTGATCGTGGACGGAGTCGCGGGCCGCGTGTTTGTCCGACCCTCTGAGAGCGTTTCCCGCGAATACGAACGGCTGCAGGCGAGCCTTGCGAACCGGGACCAGGCGCTGCGGGAACTCGTGACGCTGCCGACGGTGACGCAGGACGGCGTGGCGATCGGCTTGAGCGCGAACGTCGGCAACGTGGCGGATGCCGCGGCGGCGGCCCGGGCGCACGCCGACGGTGTCGGGCTGTATCGGACCGAGTTCGCTTTCCTCGTCAATGCAGGTTTCCCGACGGAGGAGGAGCAGTTTCAAATCTATCGTTCCGCGGCAGCGCAGTTGAAAGGGCGGGAGATGGTGCTCCGCGTGCTGGACCTGGGCAGTGACAAGCTGCTGCCGTATTTTCCGTTGCCGATCGAAGCGAATCCCTCGCTGGGCCGGCGGGGCACGCGGCTGTTGATGAGACATCCGGAAATCCTGCGCACGCAGTTGCGAGCCGCGCTGCGAGTGAGCGCGACTCACGCGCTCTCATTGTTGTTCCCGATGATCGGAGGTTTGGACGAATTTCTCGCCGCGCGCCAAGCGGTGGAGGACGCGAAGGCCGCACTGCGCGCCACCGGACAGCCGTTCGATCCGGCGATCCGCGTGGGCGCAATGATCGAAACGCCCGCGGCGGCGATCACCGCGCGCGCGCTCGTTTGGGCGGCGGACTTTCTCAGCGTGGGCACGAACGATCTCGTGCAGTATCTGCTTACGACCGACCGGACGAGCAGCGAGATGGCGGGATACTACGAGCCGCTGCATCCGGCGGTGCTGCAGGTGTTGAAACACATCATCGAGGCTGCCACCGCCGAAGCGAAGCCCGTCTCGCTGTGCGGCGAGATTGCGGGGAATCCCGCTTACACCGAGTTGCTGCTCGGCCTGGGAGTCCGATCGCTCAGCGTCGCGCCAACCGAACTCCTGGAAATCAGACGCGTCGTGCGAACGCTCGACTCACGCGAGGCCAGCAGGCTGGCCGAACGCGCGCTGGCCGCCGGCACGATTGCGGAGGTCAAAACCATCGTGGCGGCAAAACGCGTGCCGAACGATGAAGCGACTTTCCAGCGTCGCGCGCTCCAGCGCTGGCGCTGGGAGGGAGGCGCGGGGCCGTGAGCGCGCGGACCGCTCACGCCACGCGAGATCTGGCGATCCGCGTCGCTCGGTCGGACCGGGCCGGCGTGGCGGACCCGAGCCACCACGCGACAACGCCGAAATACGCGACGTAGGCGAAGACCATGCTCAACGTAGGCGTGCTCGTGTACCCGAACAGGCTGCCCAGCAGCGAACCGAGCGGCGATTCGTCGCTCAGCCACGCGCGGGTGTTCCAGATTGGCGTGTCGCCGGCGGAAATCCATCCGGCTTCGTTGAACTCATGCACGCCTTTCGCGAGCAAGCCCGCCGCGACAAACGCCAGCAACACCGAGGTCGCCTGGAAGAAACGGCGCGGGCTGAGCGACGTCGTGGACGAGAAGACCAGCGTGCCGAGCAAACCCGCGCCGAGCAGGCCGAGCAGCGCGCCCGCGACGGTGCGGGTACCGCTCGTGTTGAACGCCGCCGCGGTGAGGAACAGCGCCAGCTCGACGCCCTCGCGAAAGACCGCGACGAAGGTCAACGCAAACACGCCGCGCGCCCCAGGAGAGGCGACCGCGTTGCCGACACCGGCGTGGAGGGCGTCGCGCAGGTGGCGCGATTGGCGGCCCACCCAGAAGAGCATCCACGTGAGCAGCGCCGCCGCGATGAGCAGCAAACTGCCTTCGAAAATCTCCTCGGCCGCGCCTTCGAGGCTCCAACCGAGCCATTGCAGCAGCAGGGCGACGACGATGCTGAGTGCACCGGCGGTTGCGGCGCCACGCCAAACCAAACGAAAGCAGTCGCGACGACCGACCCGACGCAAGGCACCGAGTACGATCGCGACGATCAGCGCCGCCTCCAAACCTTCGCGCAGGGCGAGAAAAAAACTGGCGAGCATGGTGTATCTCGAATCACGCGGCCTCGTCGCCGTCATTGCCGATCGCCTCGACCGGGCAGCCCTGGATGGCCTCTTCGGCGAGCGCGATCTCCTCGGGCGTCAGCGGCTGCCGTTTGACGAACGAAAAGCCGCTTTCGTCGTCCCGGCCAAAGATGGTAGGAGCCGTTTCGCGGCAGAGGTCGCAGTCGATGCATTGCGAGTCGACGTAGAAGCGACCGGGGACGTTTTGTGGAAGACGATCGGAAGGATTGGCCATGGTGATTTCGGTTACAGCACCGCGATCATAACCGACGGTCCTACGCGCGAGAAATTCATTGGTCGTATCAATCCATGTGCCGCATGAATGAATTCCTCCCCACGACTCCCTTCGATCTCTACGAGCTGCATCTCTTCCATCTCGTCGCTGAACATCGCAGCTTCACGAAAGCGGCGCAGGCCGCCGGGCTGACGCAAAGTGCGGTGACGCGGCAGGTCCAAGGGATGGAGACGAGCCTTGGGCTGGAGCTGTTCGAGCGCACGACGCGCACGGTCGAGCTGACGCCGGCCGGACGCGCCTTGTGGCGCGAGGCCGCGCGGTTGATCGGAGATCTCGATCAGACGCTGCGTCGGTTTCGCGAAGAGTTCAACGGCGCGAAGAAGGTGATCCGCGTGGGGGTCTCGCGCTCGGTCGGGTTGGCCTACCTGCCGGGTTTTTTCCACGCGAACCTTCGCCGCCTGCCGCGGGTAGGCTACCGCGTGTCGTATGAGCCGAGCACGGCCATCCTCGATGGTCTCGAGCGCAACGAACTCGACGTCGGTGTGATGTGTCCACCGCGACGGCTGCCGCGCACCGTACGCGTGACGCATCGGTTCAGTGACGCGTTTACCCTGATCGCCAGCGCCGAGGCGGCCGCCAGCTATCCGGGAGCGGAGGCGCCACGGGCGGATCGGATGGGGTGGGCGCAGCAACAGAATTGGCTGATGCTGGATGAAGGCGCGAATACCGGACGCCAGTTGCGCGCGTGGCTCGCGCGGCAGGGCGCGACGATCGAGCCGGGGATGCTGCTGCCGGGATTCGATCTGATCATCAATCTGGCGGCCTTGGGGATGGGCGTCGCCTTCGTGCCGTTGCGCGCGCTCGCGCTCTACGCCCGCAAACGCAGCCTGTGCCGGCTGTCCTGGCCGGAACCGTTCGTGCGCGAGCTCTGCGTGCTGGTGCGCCGCCATCGCCAGCTCCCGCCGCATCTGGAACAGTTCATCGCGAATGTGCTGTTCTAGTCGCGGCGCAGCGAATCGGCAGCGCCTGCCTGATGTGGGTAGGGCGAACCGTCCCGGTGAGCCGTTTCGACAAGCCCTTCGACAAGCTCAGGGTCCCGAGCAGGGTCGAGGGACTCAAGGCGCCGAGCCCGTCGAGGGGCCGCGGCTCGGCGAGGACGCCTCGCCCTACCAGGAGAGGCGCGACTGCAGCGTAACAAGCTCCGGCACGCCCGTCGGTCGCCTGCGTGACAGACCGGCCGCTTGCGATCCGCTGCAAACTATCGTAAGACGATATGATGAACCATCACGACAGCTGGTTGGAGCAAGCGGCCGGGAATCCGGCGAGCGACCCGCGCCACGAGCCCTCCCCACCGCGGCGCCAAAGGAACGCGTCCTATCAGCTGGCCACCCGCTGCGCACGCGCGGGAAGCGGTCCGCGCGAGGCGGGCCGCAACGCGTCGGTGCAACCGGCGATTCACCAGAGCGCCATTTTCGACTTGGGTGCACCGGAGGATGCCGAGGCGATTTTTTCCGGAGCGCGGAAAGGCTATGCGTATTCGCGTTTCGGCAACCCGACCGTCGATGCGCTCGCGCGGAGCCTGGCTGACCTCGAAGGTGGCCACGGAGCCGTCGTCACCAGCTCCGGAAACGCGGCGGTCCTCTGCGCCGTGACGGCGGCGTTGCAGGGACGGCAAGGTCCGCTGGTGACGCATCCGGACATTTACGGCGGCAGTTTCGAACTGCTGCGCATCCTGGCAGACGTCTATCGAGTGCCGGTGGAGTTCGTCGATCCGGCGGACGAGGACCAGTGGTTTCGTGCTTTGGAGCGGGCTGGTGCCGTCCTTGTCGAGACGCCGTCGAATCCGCTGCTGCGGCTCATTGACCTCGCGGCGATCGTCCAGCATGCGAAAGTTGGCGGAGCCGAGGTGATCGTGGACAACACCGTGGCAACGCCGTTCAACCAACGTCCGTTTCAATTCGGCGCCGACTGGGTGGTTCATTCCACCACCAAGTATTTGAACGGCCATGGCGACCTGATCGGCGGGGGCGTGATCCGCCGCGAGCCGTTCACCGCCAGCCACCGCAGCATTCACAAGAATCTCGGCGGGACGGTGAACGCGTTCGACGCCTGGCTGGTGATGCGCGGATTGCGGACCTTCACGCTCCGGATGGAAGCACACAACCGCAGCGGCGAGATCGTGGCGCGTTGGCTGGAGCAGCGGCCGGAAATTTCGCGCGTGTACCATCCCTCGCTCGACTCGCATCCGCAGAGGGAACTGTTCGGGCGGCAGATGAGCCACGGCGGCGGGCTGCTCTCCTTCGAACTTCGCGGTGGCGAGCCGGCGGCCATCCGCTTCCTCAGCCGAATGCAACTCATCGTGCATGCGGTGAGCCTCGGGGGACCGGAGACGCTGGCGACGATGCCGGCGCGGTCCAGTCATCGCGGCATGGCCCCGGACGCCCGACAGCGGGCTGGCGTGCGAGATGGCTTGGTCCGGCTTTCGGTCGGGCTCGAACACGTCGACGACATCCTCGCGGACTTGGACCACGCGCTGCGAGCCGAGACGTGACTCGTTATGAGGCAGGAAAGGAATCCATGAGTATAAAAGCCATAACCAAGAACGAGAACGTGGAAACGCTGCATGAGCCCCGTGCGACAGTGCAGCCGAACGCCGATGTCGCTTGTGAGGAATGTGCTGCGCTGGGCGCGTTTGTTTTCGACGGAATCGCGCTTTGCGTCCGCTGCTATGCTGAGAAGGGCTCGTGTTGCCCAGAATTCGGCAAAGATGATCCTTGGGTACGTCGCGATTTCACGGCGGCCAGCTAAGCGCGTGGGGACTGCGTCCGGCAGGCCGGCCGCGTCGGGCTTGGACTCAAGGAGAGATGAGAGCCAACCCGGAATGCCCTTGTGCTTGATGTCGTGCGCCGCGGCATGGACCCTGATGCCGTTCCCGCATCGCAATCGCCTGCCCACGTCGCGATGTGGACGCCTCGGAACCTTGGGCGTCTCGAAAATCAATCCGCCTGGTTCCAGGCTGACGCGGACAGCCGAGCTTCGCGCAGCTCCGGCAGCTGACTAGCCGTCGCGCCCAGCTAAAGCCTTATGCTTGTGGAGCGGCGAGGAGCAAGAACAGGAACGCCGGGCGGACCGCGCCCCAGGCCCAGGGGGTTAGCTACAACCGCGGAAGAGTCAGTCCGCCATCCACCAAGATCACTTGCCCGGTGGAGAACGCAAAGTCACCGCGCGCGAGAGCGGCGACCGCGCGGCCGACATCGTCGGGGTAACCCCAGCGCGGCTGCACACAAAGTCCGTTAGCGATGAGCTGGTCGTATTTCTCCGTCACTGCGCTCGTCATGTCGGTCTTGATCACGCCGGGACGCACCTCGTAAACGGGGATGCCGTCGGCACCCAGCCTCGCGGCGAAGAGCTGCGTGAGCATGCTGAGCCCCGCCTTCGCGATGCAGTACTCGCCGCGGTTGATGCTGACGACCGTGGCGGAGACCGAGGTGACGTTGACGATCGCAGCGGCAAACGACGGGTTGGTTTGCCGGGCCGCGAGCATGGCGCGCGCGAAAGCCTGGGTCAGAAAGAACGGTCCGCGCAGGTTGGTGTCGAGCACGCGGTCGTAGCTTTCCTCCGAGGTTTCGAGGAGATCGGCGCGGACGGATGGGGCGACTCCGGCGTTGTTCACGAGGAGATTGACGGCGGAACCGGAGAAATCGCGGGCGGCGGCGAGGATCGCGGCGCGTCCCGCCGCCGTCGCGATGTCGCCCGGCGCATAACCGACGCGCACACCCGCCGCGCGCAGTCGCGCCAGCGGTTCGGCCACGGCGGCCTCCGGCCGCACGCCGTTGACGAGCAGATCCCATTTTTCGGCGGCGAGCTTTTCGGCGATGCCGAAGCCGATGCCGCGCGTGCCACCGGTAATGAGGGCGATTTTAGGCATGGAGAAAAGTCCAGAGCTGAGAGGCTAGAGCTGAGAGCCCGACCAGGCAGAACGACGCCCGAAATAGGCGGATGACCGCGGGACTATAGTTTCGGCACGGAGACCCAGCGGCGCTCGGCCCAGGATTTGAGGCCCAGTTCGGCGAGCTGCACGCCCTTGGCGCCTTCGAGTAGCGTCCAGGGGAACGGCGAACCCGTGACGACGTGTTTCAGGAAGAGCTCCCACTGCACCTTGAACGCGTTGTCGTAGACGCGCTGATCGGGCACGCGGGTCCAGCCGTCGAAGAATTTCACCGGGCTGTCGATATCCGGGTTCCACACACAGCGCGGCGTGGCGGAGAGATGTTGGGCGGTGCAATCACGCAGGCCGGCGACCGCGGTGCCGTGCGTGCCGTCAACCTGCAGCGTGAGCAGATCGTCCCGGCGCACACGCACGGTCCAGGAGGAGTTGAAGTGGCAGATGATCCCGTTGTGCAGCTCGAACGTCGCATACGCTGCGTCGTCGGCGGTCGCCTGGTATTTCCGGCCGGCCTCGTCCCAACGTTCCGGGAGGTGTGTCGCACCGAGGCAGGTGAGCGCCTTGACCTCGCCGAAGAGATTCTGAATCACATACTGCCAGTGGCAGAGCATGTCAGTGATGATGCCGCCGTCCTCCTCCTTGCGATAATTCCATGACGGGCGCTGCAGCGGTTCGTGCTCACCGGTGAAGACCCAGTAGCCGAACTCGCCGCGCACGGAAAGAATCCGGCCAAAGAATCCGGTATCGATTAGGTACTTCAGCTTGAGCAGCCCGGGCAGCCAGAGCTTGTCCTGCACGACGCCGTTTTTGAGCCCGGCGGCCGTGACCTCGCGGGCGAGGGCGAGCGCCTCCGCGGAGCTGGTCGCGGTGGGCTTTTCACAATAGATGTGTTTTTTCGCCGCGATCGCCTTGCGCACGCCGATTGGGCGCTGGCCGGTGAGGGTGGCGTCGAAGTAGATCTGGTTCGCGGGATTCGCAAGTTCGGCGTCGAGGTTGGTCGAGATGCGGCTCACACCGGTGCGGGCCGCGAGGGCGCGGAGTTTGTCCTCGCTGCGGCCGACCAGAACCGGATCGGGCAGGATCGTCTCCGCGTCGCCGAGCTTCACGCCGCCCTGATCAATGATCGCCTTGATGGAGCGAATTAGATGCTGGTTGGTGCCCATGCGTCCGGTGACGCCGTTCATGATGATGCCGAGGCGGTGAGTTTTCATGGAAGGAGGAAAAGAGGAGCGGAGCCGCTGGGTTACAGGCAAACGACTCAGACGTGGTTATGATAGGCGGTGACGATCCGGGCGAGAAAGTCGTCCTGATCGTCCGCCCAGTGTCGCGTCGAGAAGATCTCCACCTCGTTGAAGCCGTTGAAGCCGGCCGCTTCGACCCAGCTCCGAATCTGACGAAGCGGGATGCAGCCGTCGCCCATGAGCCCGCGGTCAAGCAGCAGGTCGCCGGTCGGCGTGCGCCAGTCGCAGACATGGTAGGCGAGGATCTTCTTAAGCCGGCCGCAGCGAGCGATCTCGCGTTCCAGGGCGGGATCCCACCAGAGATGGTAAACATCGATCGCCACGCCGACCCACGGCGAGTCGAGCTGCGCGGCGAGATCGTTGGCCTGGCCGAGCGTGTTGATGGCCGAGCGGCTGTCGGCGTACATGGGGTGCAGCGGCTCGATCGCGAGCTTCACATTGGCGGCGGCGCAATCCGGCAGGAGCGCGGCGATGCCTTCGGCGATCTGCTGGCGCGCTTCGACGAGCGGCAGGCCGGGCACGGCACCGCAAACGAGCACGATGTGCGGTGCGCCGAGTTCGTGGGCTTCGGCGATCGCCCGGCGGTTGTCGTCAAGCGCCTTGGCGCG is part of the Opitutus terrae PB90-1 genome and harbors:
- a CDS encoding 3-ketoacyl-ACP reductase, encoding MPKIALITGGTRGIGFGIAEKLAAEKWDLLVNGVRPEAAVAEPLARLRAAGVRVGYAPGDIATAAGRAAILAAARDFSGSAVNLLVNNAGVAPSVRADLLETSEESYDRVLDTNLRGPFFLTQAFARAMLAARQTNPSFAAAIVNVTSVSATVVSINRGEYCIAKAGLSMLTQLFAARLGADGIPVYEVRPGVIKTDMTSAVTEKYDQLIANGLCVQPRWGYPDDVGRAVAALARGDFAFSTGQVILVDGGLTLPRL
- a CDS encoding FTR1 family iron permease; the encoded protein is MLASFFLALREGLEAALIVAIVLGALRRVGRRDCFRLVWRGAATAGALSIVVALLLQWLGWSLEGAAEEIFEGSLLLIAAALLTWMLFWVGRQSRHLRDALHAGVGNAVASPGARGVFALTFVAVFREGVELALFLTAAAFNTSGTRTVAGALLGLLGAGLLGTLVFSSTTSLSPRRFFQATSVLLAFVAAGLLAKGVHEFNEAGWISAGDTPIWNTRAWLSDESPLGSLLGSLFGYTSTPTLSMVFAYVAYFGVVAWWLGSATPARSDRATRIARSRVA
- a CDS encoding LysR family transcriptional regulator; translated protein: MNEFLPTTPFDLYELHLFHLVAEHRSFTKAAQAAGLTQSAVTRQVQGMETSLGLELFERTTRTVELTPAGRALWREAARLIGDLDQTLRRFREEFNGAKKVIRVGVSRSVGLAYLPGFFHANLRRLPRVGYRVSYEPSTAILDGLERNELDVGVMCPPRRLPRTVRVTHRFSDAFTLIASAEAAASYPGAEAPRADRMGWAQQQNWLMLDEGANTGRQLRAWLARQGATIEPGMLLPGFDLIINLAALGMGVAFVPLRALALYARKRSLCRLSWPEPFVRELCVLVRRHRQLPPHLEQFIANVLF
- a CDS encoding NAD(P)/FAD-dependent oxidoreductase, which encodes MKEATLQPAVAAKTTDLGGGPRQPRVVVLGAGFGGLAFVRNFPRDLAQITIVDRANYHLFQPLLYQVAAAGLAVPDIAQPVRSIMAQRQDVTVLMDEVRGIDVSRRRVVLHATELDYDYLVVALGGHTSYHGHPEWADHAPGLKSIGDALRIRRQVLQALERAELSNDPDERRRLTTVVVVGGGPTGVELAGAFAELHRHLLASEFRRLTSESSRVLLIENGPRLLPGFSTTLSAKAQRQLESLGVEVRLGTRVHDIGPEEVVLADERIGAATIVWAAGVAASSLGAGLGAPLDRTGRVRVQSDLSIAGRPEVFVVGDLAVAIDDNGEPVPGVSPAAIQMGAHVARTITAEMHSGEAAPASTREPFRYRDKGAMATIGRSRAVARIRQWEFSGAAAWLLWLCVHLLFLIGFRNKIAVLIQWVYSYVTYRPGARVIHSAPSLPPPLGRVIGGASVRSVPTPP
- a CDS encoding sugar phosphate isomerase/epimerase family protein; protein product: MPLAVADNSRLCLHTITTKPWPIETAAARYAAAGVQGITVWRDALDDRDPVKVGAMLRDSGLEVVSLCRGGFFPARLAEDRAKALDDNRRAIAEAHELGAPHIVLVCGAVPGLPLVEARQQIAEGIAALLPDCAAANVKLAIEPLHPMYADSRSAINTLGQANDLAAQLDSPWVGVAIDVYHLWWDPALEREIARCGRLKKILAYHVCDWRTPTGDLLLDRGLMGDGCIPLRQIRSWVEAAGFNGFNEVEIFSTRHWADDQDDFLARIVTAYHNHV
- a CDS encoding trans-sulfuration enzyme family protein: MNHHDSWLEQAAGNPASDPRHEPSPPRRQRNASYQLATRCARAGSGPREAGRNASVQPAIHQSAIFDLGAPEDAEAIFSGARKGYAYSRFGNPTVDALARSLADLEGGHGAVVTSSGNAAVLCAVTAALQGRQGPLVTHPDIYGGSFELLRILADVYRVPVEFVDPADEDQWFRALERAGAVLVETPSNPLLRLIDLAAIVQHAKVGGAEVIVDNTVATPFNQRPFQFGADWVVHSTTKYLNGHGDLIGGGVIRREPFTASHRSIHKNLGGTVNAFDAWLVMRGLRTFTLRMEAHNRSGEIVARWLEQRPEISRVYHPSLDSHPQRELFGRQMSHGGGLLSFELRGGEPAAIRFLSRMQLIVHAVSLGGPETLATMPARSSHRGMAPDARQRAGVRDGLVRLSVGLEHVDDILADLDHALRAET
- the ptsP gene encoding phosphoenolpyruvate--protein phosphotransferase; its protein translation is MTAADSEPAEMILGLAAATGIARGQAVICHCGDNVAVPRRLLGEDEVPGELQRFETALRETEGHLRTMETEVRARCGAADAAVFDAQIQMLRDPLLRHEVIGRCTKGKLNVEAALSDAVDELMAAFRAIDDPVFRERAADVQDVGRRLLNRLLAREDTDVRSLPAGSVVVARELLPSLAAGLGPNRIRALVAERGGTTAHAVILARSLGIPTVIHADGATTKIRPHDPVIVDGVAGRVFVRPSESVSREYERLQASLANRDQALRELVTLPTVTQDGVAIGLSANVGNVADAAAAARAHADGVGLYRTEFAFLVNAGFPTEEEQFQIYRSAAAQLKGREMVLRVLDLGSDKLLPYFPLPIEANPSLGRRGTRLLMRHPEILRTQLRAALRVSATHALSLLFPMIGGLDEFLAARQAVEDAKAALRATGQPFDPAIRVGAMIETPAAAITARALVWAADFLSVGTNDLVQYLLTTDRTSSEMAGYYEPLHPAVLQVLKHIIEAATAEAKPVSLCGEIAGNPAYTELLLGLGVRSLSVAPTELLEIRRVVRTLDSREASRLAERALAAGTIAEVKTIVAAKRVPNDEATFQRRALQRWRWEGGAGP
- a CDS encoding Gfo/Idh/MocA family protein; its protein translation is MKTHRLGIIMNGVTGRMGTNQHLIRSIKAIIDQGGVKLGDAETILPDPVLVGRSEDKLRALAARTGVSRISTNLDAELANPANQIYFDATLTGQRPIGVRKAIAAKKHIYCEKPTATSSAEALALAREVTAAGLKNGVVQDKLWLPGLLKLKYLIDTGFFGRILSVRGEFGYWVFTGEHEPLQRPSWNYRKEEDGGIITDMLCHWQYVIQNLFGEVKALTCLGATHLPERWDEAGRKYQATADDAAYATFELHNGIICHFNSSWTVRVRRDDLLTLQVDGTHGTAVAGLRDCTAQHLSATPRCVWNPDIDSPVKFFDGWTRVPDQRVYDNAFKVQWELFLKHVVTGSPFPWTLLEGAKGVQLAELGLKSWAERRWVSVPKL
- a CDS encoding ferredoxin, encoding MANPSDRLPQNVPGRFYVDSQCIDCDLCRETAPTIFGRDDESGFSFVKRQPLTPEEIALAEEAIQGCPVEAIGNDGDEAA